In a genomic window of Rhinopithecus roxellana isolate Shanxi Qingling chromosome 2, ASM756505v1, whole genome shotgun sequence:
- the LOC104664128 gene encoding UDP-glucuronosyltransferase 2B18 has translation MSVKWTSVILLIQLSFYFSSGSCGKVLVWAAEYSHWMNMKTILEELVQRGHEVTVLAPSAYILFDPNNSSALKIEVFPTSLTKTEYENIVMQQIKRWSELPKDTFWLYFSQIQEIMWKFGDIIRNFCKDVVSNKKLMKKLQESRFDVVFADAIFPCSELLAELFNTPLVYSLRFTPGYSFEKQCGGLLFPPSYVPVVMSELSDQMTFMERVKNMIYMLYFDFCFQIFAMKKWDQFYSEVLGRPTTLSETMGKADIWLIRNSWNFQFPHPLLPNVDFVGGLHCKPAKPLPKEMEEFVQSSGEHGVVVFSLGSMVTKMKAERANVIASALAQIPQKVLWRFDGNKPDTLGLNTRLYKWIPQNDLLGHPKTRAFITHGGANGIYEAIYHGVPMVGIPLFADQPDNIAHMKARGAAVRLDFDTMSSTDLVNALKTVINDPLYKENVMKLSRIQHDQPVKPLDRAVFWIEFVMRHKGAKHLRVAAHDLTWFQYHSLDVIGFLLACVATVIFIIMKCCLFCFWKFTRKGKKGKSD, from the exons ATGTCTGTGAAATGGACTTCAGTAATTCTGCTAATACAGCTGAGCTTTTACTTTAGCTCTGGGAGTTGTGGAAAGGTGCTGGTGTGGGCAGCAGAATATAGCCATTGGATGAATATGAAGACAATCCTGGAAGAGCTTGTCCAGAGAGGTCATGAGGTGACTGTACTGGCACCTTCAGCTTACATTCTTTTTGATCCCAACAACTCATCCGCTCTTAAAATTGAAGTTTTTCCTACATCTTTAACTAAAACTGAGTATGAGAATATCGTCATGCAACAGATTAAGAGATGGTCAGAACTTCCAAAAGATacattttggttatatttttcaCAAATACAAGAAATCATGTGGAAGTTTGGTGACATAATTAGAAACTTCTGTAAAGATGTAgtttcaaataagaaattaatgaagaaactACAAGAGTCAAGATTTGACGTCGTGTTTGCAGATGCTATTTTTCCCTGTAGTGAGCTGCTGGCTGAGCTATTTAACACACCCCTTGTGTACAGTCTCCGCTTCACTCCTGGCTACAGTTTTGAAAAGCAATGTGGAGGacttcttttccctccttcctacGTACCTGTTGTTATGTCAGAATTAAGTGATCAAATGACTTTCATGGAGAGGGTAAAAAATATGATCTATATGctttattttgacttttgcttCCAAATATTTGCCATGAAGAAGTGGGATCAGTTTTATAGTGAAGTTCTag GAAGACCCACTACATTATCTGAAACAATGGGGAAAGCTGACATATGGCTTATTCGAAACTCCTGGAATTTTCAATTTCCACATCCACTCTTACCAAATGTTGATTTTGTTGGAGGACTCCACTGCAAACCTGCCAAACCCCTACCTAAG GAAATGGAAGAGTTTGTACAGAGCTCTGGAGAACATGGTGTTGTGGTGTTTTCTCTGGGGTCAATGGTCACTAAGATGAAAGCAGAAAGGGCCAACGTAATTGCATCAGCCCTTgcccagattccacaaaag GTTCTGTGGAGATTTGATGGGAATAAACCAGATACCTTAGGTCTCAATACTCGGCTCTATAAGTGGATACCCCAGAATGACCTTCTAG GTCATCCAAAAACCAGAGCTTTTATAACTCATGGTGGAGCCAATGGCATCTACGAGGCAATCTACCATGGGGTCCCTATGGTGGGCATTCCATTGTTTGCTGATCAACCTGATAACATTGCTCACATGAAGGCCAGAGGAGCAGCTGTTAGATTGGACTTCGACACAATGTCAAGTACAGACTTGGTGAATGCACTGAAGACAGTAATTAATGATCCTTT ATATAAAGAGAATGTTATGAAATTATCAAGAATTCAACATGATCAACCAGTGAAGCCCCTGGATCGAGCAGTCTTCTGGATTGAATTTGTCATGCGCCACAAAGGAGCTAAACACCTTCGGGTTGCAGCCCATGACCTCACCTGGTTCCAGTACCACTCTTTGGATGTGATTGGGTTCCTGCTGGCCTGTGTGGCAACTGTGATATTTATCATCATGAAAtgttgtctgttttgtttctggaagtttactagaaaaggaaagaagggaaaaagtgaTTAG